A stretch of Mauremys reevesii isolate NIE-2019 linkage group 25, ASM1616193v1, whole genome shotgun sequence DNA encodes these proteins:
- the FARSA gene encoding phenylalanine--tRNA ligase alpha subunit isoform X3: MAAQLQHSRWRPVIEAEQRSSKRWELTPEGKEIVQEGSHEARVFDSIPAEGLPQSELMKLPSGKVGFSKAMSNKWVRLDKNADGGPRVFRAVESVQDSVREKLQLVQQGEAESLEEKDRNELKKRKLLMEVVIKTYWIRKGSAFSTTVTRQETDLTPEMLASGSWRDLKFKAYNFEALGIMPESGHLHPLLKVRTQFRQIFLEMGFTEMPTNNFIESSFWNFDALFQPQQHPARDQHDTFFLQDPAEATDFPMDYLKRVKKIHSQGGYGSQGYKYDWKLEEARKNILRTHTTAVSARMLYRLAQQEKFTPAKYFSIDRVFRNETLDATHLAEFHQIEGVVADYGLTLGDLMGTLREFFTKLGISQLRFKPAYNPYTEPSMEVFSYHRGLQKWVEVGNSGIFRPEMLLPMGLPEGVSVIAWGLSLERPTMIKYGINNIRELVGHKVNLQMVYDGPLCRLDA; encoded by the exons ATGGCGGCTCAGCTGCAACACTCAAGATGGCGGCCA GTCATCGAGGCTGAGCAGCGATCCTCTAAACGCTGGGAGCTGACGCCCGAGGGGAAGGAGATCGTCCAGGAGGGAAGCCACGAGGCGCGTGTCTTTGACAGCATCCCTGCCGAAGGGCTGCCCCAGAGCGAGCTGATG AAACTGCCGAGTGGGAAAGTGGGGTTCAGCAAGGCCATGTCCAACAAGTGGGTGCGGCTGGACAAGAACGCGGACGGGGGTCCACGCGTCTTCCGGGCT GTGGAGAGCGTGCAGGACTCGGTGCGGGAGAAGCTGCAGCTGGTGCAGCAGGGAGAGGCTGAGAGCCTGGAGGAGAAAGACAGGAATGAACTGAAGAAGCGGAAACTCCTGATGGAAGT GGTCATCAAGACCTACTGGATCCGGAAAGGCAGCGCCTTCAGCACCACGGTCACCAGGCAGGAGACGGACCTCACTCCGGAGATGCTCGCCAG CGGCTCGTGGCGTGACCTGAAGTTCAAGGCGTACAACTTCGAGGCGCTGGGGATCATGCCCGAGAGCGGGCACCTCCACCCGCTGCTCAAGGTCCGCACCCAGTTCAGGCAGATCTTCCTCGAGATGGG GTTCACAGAGATGCCCACCAATAACTTCATCGAGAGCTCCTTCTGGAACTTCGACGCCCTCTTCCAGCCGCAGCAGCACCCGGCCCGCGACCAGCACGACACCTTCTTCCTGCAGG ATCCTGCCGAAGCCACGGACTTCCCCATGGACTATCTGAAGAGAGTGAAGAAGATCCACTCGCAAGGAGGCTACGGCTCCCAGGG gtACAAATACGACTGGAAGCTGGAGGAGGCGCGGAAGAACATCCTGCGGACGCACACCACGGCCGTCAGCGCCCGCATGCTCTACCGGCTGGcccagcag gagaAGTTCACCCCAGCCAAGTATTTCTCCATTGACCGGGTCTTCCGGAACGAGACGCTGGACGCCACCCACCTGGCCGAGTTCCACCAGATCGAGGGGGTGGTGGCCGACTACGGCCTGACGCTGGGGGACCTCATGGGCACCCTCAGGGAGTTCTTCACCAAGCTGG GGATCAGCCAGCTGCGTTTCAAGCCGGCCTACAACCCCTACACGGAGCCCAGCATGGAGGTGTTCAGCTACCACCGAG GGCTCCAGAAGTGGGTGGAGGTGGGTAATTCGGGGATCTTCCGCCCGGAGATGCTGCTGCCGATGGGGCTGCCGGAGGGCGTGTCGGTCATCGCCTGGGGTCTCTCTCTGGAGCG ccccaccatGATCAAATACGGCATCAACAACATCCGGGAGCTGGTCGGGCACAAGGTGAACCTGCAGATGGTGTACGATGGCCCCCTCTGCCGCCTGGACGCGTAG
- the FARSA gene encoding phenylalanine--tRNA ligase alpha subunit isoform X1 → MASARSSIDSCHAQNGTRVGPPLLCHTKNGGHRVVNSRKCGGVFFATTSGARGHPVFPRPAPPAGMSPAMATDGPALAELLLQRLERAGGGGLGSLEAAAALGLEHQQLVGAVKSLQALGEVIEAEQRSSKRWELTPEGKEIVQEGSHEARVFDSIPAEGLPQSELMKLPSGKVGFSKAMSNKWVRLDKNADGGPRVFRAVESVQDSVREKLQLVQQGEAESLEEKDRNELKKRKLLMEVVIKTYWIRKGSAFSTTVTRQETDLTPEMLASGSWRDLKFKAYNFEALGIMPESGHLHPLLKVRTQFRQIFLEMGFTEMPTNNFIESSFWNFDALFQPQQHPARDQHDTFFLQDPAEATDFPMDYLKRVKKIHSQGGYGSQGYKYDWKLEEARKNILRTHTTAVSARMLYRLAQQEKFTPAKYFSIDRVFRNETLDATHLAEFHQIEGVVADYGLTLGDLMGTLREFFTKLGISQLRFKPAYNPYTEPSMEVFSYHRGLQKWVEVGNSGIFRPEMLLPMGLPEGVSVIAWGLSLERPTMIKYGINNIRELVGHKVNLQMVYDGPLCRLDA, encoded by the exons ATGGCGTCCGCCCGCTCGTCGATCGATTCCTGCCACGCCCAAAATGGCACCCGGGTTGGGCCGCCCCTTTTGTGCCACACTAAAAATGGCGGCCACCGCGTGGTAAACTCCcggaagtgtgggggggtgtttttcGCGACCACTTCCGGGGCTAGAGGTCACCCGGTTtttccccgccccgcccccccggcaggGATGTCCCCCGCCATGGCCACGGACGGGCCCGCGctggctgagctgctgctgcagcggctggagcgggcggggggcggcggcCTGGGCAGCCTGGAGGCGGCCGCGGCGCTGGGCCTGGAGCACCAGCAGCTGGTGGGGGCCGTGAAGAGCCTGCAGGCGCTGGGGGAG GTCATCGAGGCTGAGCAGCGATCCTCTAAACGCTGGGAGCTGACGCCCGAGGGGAAGGAGATCGTCCAGGAGGGAAGCCACGAGGCGCGTGTCTTTGACAGCATCCCTGCCGAAGGGCTGCCCCAGAGCGAGCTGATG AAACTGCCGAGTGGGAAAGTGGGGTTCAGCAAGGCCATGTCCAACAAGTGGGTGCGGCTGGACAAGAACGCGGACGGGGGTCCACGCGTCTTCCGGGCT GTGGAGAGCGTGCAGGACTCGGTGCGGGAGAAGCTGCAGCTGGTGCAGCAGGGAGAGGCTGAGAGCCTGGAGGAGAAAGACAGGAATGAACTGAAGAAGCGGAAACTCCTGATGGAAGT GGTCATCAAGACCTACTGGATCCGGAAAGGCAGCGCCTTCAGCACCACGGTCACCAGGCAGGAGACGGACCTCACTCCGGAGATGCTCGCCAG CGGCTCGTGGCGTGACCTGAAGTTCAAGGCGTACAACTTCGAGGCGCTGGGGATCATGCCCGAGAGCGGGCACCTCCACCCGCTGCTCAAGGTCCGCACCCAGTTCAGGCAGATCTTCCTCGAGATGGG GTTCACAGAGATGCCCACCAATAACTTCATCGAGAGCTCCTTCTGGAACTTCGACGCCCTCTTCCAGCCGCAGCAGCACCCGGCCCGCGACCAGCACGACACCTTCTTCCTGCAGG ATCCTGCCGAAGCCACGGACTTCCCCATGGACTATCTGAAGAGAGTGAAGAAGATCCACTCGCAAGGAGGCTACGGCTCCCAGGG gtACAAATACGACTGGAAGCTGGAGGAGGCGCGGAAGAACATCCTGCGGACGCACACCACGGCCGTCAGCGCCCGCATGCTCTACCGGCTGGcccagcag gagaAGTTCACCCCAGCCAAGTATTTCTCCATTGACCGGGTCTTCCGGAACGAGACGCTGGACGCCACCCACCTGGCCGAGTTCCACCAGATCGAGGGGGTGGTGGCCGACTACGGCCTGACGCTGGGGGACCTCATGGGCACCCTCAGGGAGTTCTTCACCAAGCTGG GGATCAGCCAGCTGCGTTTCAAGCCGGCCTACAACCCCTACACGGAGCCCAGCATGGAGGTGTTCAGCTACCACCGAG GGCTCCAGAAGTGGGTGGAGGTGGGTAATTCGGGGATCTTCCGCCCGGAGATGCTGCTGCCGATGGGGCTGCCGGAGGGCGTGTCGGTCATCGCCTGGGGTCTCTCTCTGGAGCG ccccaccatGATCAAATACGGCATCAACAACATCCGGGAGCTGGTCGGGCACAAGGTGAACCTGCAGATGGTGTACGATGGCCCCCTCTGCCGCCTGGACGCGTAG
- the FARSA gene encoding phenylalanine--tRNA ligase alpha subunit isoform X2 codes for MSPAMATDGPALAELLLQRLERAGGGGLGSLEAAAALGLEHQQLVIEAEQRSSKRWELTPEGKEIVQEGSHEARVFDSIPAEGLPQSELMKLPSGKVGFSKAMSNKWVRLDKNADGGPRVFRAVESVQDSVREKLQLVQQGEAESLEEKDRNELKKRKLLMEVVIKTYWIRKGSAFSTTVTRQETDLTPEMLASGSWRDLKFKAYNFEALGIMPESGHLHPLLKVRTQFRQIFLEMGFTEMPTNNFIESSFWNFDALFQPQQHPARDQHDTFFLQDPAEATDFPMDYLKRVKKIHSQGGYGSQGYKYDWKLEEARKNILRTHTTAVSARMLYRLAQQEKFTPAKYFSIDRVFRNETLDATHLAEFHQIEGVVADYGLTLGDLMGTLREFFTKLGISQLRFKPAYNPYTEPSMEVFSYHRGLQKWVEVGNSGIFRPEMLLPMGLPEGVSVIAWGLSLERPTMIKYGINNIRELVGHKVNLQMVYDGPLCRLDA; via the exons ATGTCCCCCGCCATGGCCACGGACGGGCCCGCGctggctgagctgctgctgcagcggctggagcgggcggggggcggcggcCTGGGCAGCCTGGAGGCGGCCGCGGCGCTGGGCCTGGAGCACCAGCAGCTG GTCATCGAGGCTGAGCAGCGATCCTCTAAACGCTGGGAGCTGACGCCCGAGGGGAAGGAGATCGTCCAGGAGGGAAGCCACGAGGCGCGTGTCTTTGACAGCATCCCTGCCGAAGGGCTGCCCCAGAGCGAGCTGATG AAACTGCCGAGTGGGAAAGTGGGGTTCAGCAAGGCCATGTCCAACAAGTGGGTGCGGCTGGACAAGAACGCGGACGGGGGTCCACGCGTCTTCCGGGCT GTGGAGAGCGTGCAGGACTCGGTGCGGGAGAAGCTGCAGCTGGTGCAGCAGGGAGAGGCTGAGAGCCTGGAGGAGAAAGACAGGAATGAACTGAAGAAGCGGAAACTCCTGATGGAAGT GGTCATCAAGACCTACTGGATCCGGAAAGGCAGCGCCTTCAGCACCACGGTCACCAGGCAGGAGACGGACCTCACTCCGGAGATGCTCGCCAG CGGCTCGTGGCGTGACCTGAAGTTCAAGGCGTACAACTTCGAGGCGCTGGGGATCATGCCCGAGAGCGGGCACCTCCACCCGCTGCTCAAGGTCCGCACCCAGTTCAGGCAGATCTTCCTCGAGATGGG GTTCACAGAGATGCCCACCAATAACTTCATCGAGAGCTCCTTCTGGAACTTCGACGCCCTCTTCCAGCCGCAGCAGCACCCGGCCCGCGACCAGCACGACACCTTCTTCCTGCAGG ATCCTGCCGAAGCCACGGACTTCCCCATGGACTATCTGAAGAGAGTGAAGAAGATCCACTCGCAAGGAGGCTACGGCTCCCAGGG gtACAAATACGACTGGAAGCTGGAGGAGGCGCGGAAGAACATCCTGCGGACGCACACCACGGCCGTCAGCGCCCGCATGCTCTACCGGCTGGcccagcag gagaAGTTCACCCCAGCCAAGTATTTCTCCATTGACCGGGTCTTCCGGAACGAGACGCTGGACGCCACCCACCTGGCCGAGTTCCACCAGATCGAGGGGGTGGTGGCCGACTACGGCCTGACGCTGGGGGACCTCATGGGCACCCTCAGGGAGTTCTTCACCAAGCTGG GGATCAGCCAGCTGCGTTTCAAGCCGGCCTACAACCCCTACACGGAGCCCAGCATGGAGGTGTTCAGCTACCACCGAG GGCTCCAGAAGTGGGTGGAGGTGGGTAATTCGGGGATCTTCCGCCCGGAGATGCTGCTGCCGATGGGGCTGCCGGAGGGCGTGTCGGTCATCGCCTGGGGTCTCTCTCTGGAGCG ccccaccatGATCAAATACGGCATCAACAACATCCGGGAGCTGGTCGGGCACAAGGTGAACCTGCAGATGGTGTACGATGGCCCCCTCTGCCGCCTGGACGCGTAG
- the SYCE2 gene encoding synaptonemal complex central element protein 2, translating into MSNQECESPELEEKQAKPNSPFFDDIERRELHSESLSRKESPSTSLLCPTADAPVAALDGKSSNYFAALDSNIENLQRRTQQLIEEINENRKKDHTVMSNFRDSLMLKVSSLAEKLEESMFLIYDRHNKQMQDKLQELSEIMERISQIQTELRQVCHTVEAAYKDLCVQPEV; encoded by the exons ATGTCTAATCAGGAATGTGAAAGTCCAGAGCTAGAAGAGAAGCAGGCTAAACCGAACAGCCCATTCTTTGATGATATAGAAAGACGTGAATTACACAGTGAGAGCCTGTCCAG GAAGGAATCGCCCAGCacatctctgctctgccccactgCAGATGCGCCTGTAGCAGCATTGGACGGCAAGTCATCCAATTATTTTGCAGCCCTGGATTCAAACATTGAAAATCTGCAGAGAAGAACGCAGCAGCTGATCGAGGAGATCAACGAGAACCGGAAGAAAGACCACACTGTCATGAGCAATTTCAGGGACAGCCTCATGCTGAAG GTTTCGAGTTTGGCGGAGAAGCTGGAGGAAAGCATGTTTCTCATTTACGATCGCCATAACAAGCAAATGCAGGATAAGCTCCAAGAGCTCTCGGAGATAATGGAGAGGATCAGCCAGATCCAAACGGAGCTCAGACAAGTCTGCCACACTGTGGAGGCAGCTTATAAAGACTTGTGCGTGCAGCCGGAGGTGTGA
- the LOC120391145 gene encoding tigger transposable element-derived protein 1-like, with amino-acid sequence MPGKRSSDSKSAGPVRKRKKIDLEQKMKIVKKYEGGQSLSSIARELDLATSTVKSILNDSARIKEHVKGSAPLKSTVITKQRSGAIYEMEKLLTIWMDDQIQKRMPLSLMIIQAKAKSIFEDVKGKYSDPNAKFAASHGWFNRFKQRANFHNVKVSGEAANADTKAAEKYPEVLRKLIEECGYTAQQIFNVNETGLFWKKMPDRTYISKEEKTTPGFKAAKDRLTLLLGGNAAGDCKLKPLLVYHSENPRVFKGISEVNLPVHFRSDRKAWITMALFEDWFINLFIPEVEKFCRENDIPFKIMLIVDNAPGHPAHLDDFHPNVKVVFLPPNKTSILQPMAQGVIANFKACYLRRTFAQAVEATDRETGKTLRDFWKSYNIYQAIINIAKAWAEVTQVCLNAVWKKVCPQFVHSFKGFEKDRTYEEVADEIVKLAEQLELEIDVGDVDEFIESHGAELSNEDLMELEAAKVKEQTEAEDEVEVVEAPRHFNTKEMALAFREIDSALARFEKMDPNSSRFLKVNSGIDETLACYRQIYEEKKKATIRSSLNTFVRKTERPATSTSPQPSTAKAPSDDPNDVMPVSSSPSSSTN; translated from the coding sequence ATGCCTGGAAAGCGATCAAGTGATAGCAAGAGTGCAGGACCAGTTCGTAAGCGAAAGAAGATTGATTTAGAGCAGAAAATGAAAATAGTGAAAAAATATGAAGGCGGACAAAGCCTGTCGTCAATTGCTCGTGAACTCGATTTGGCTACCTCAACAGTGAAAAGTATTTTGAATGATAGTGCACGCATAAAGGAACATGTGAAAGGCTCTGCTCCTTTAAAATCAACAGTCATAACGAAGCAGCGTTCTGGCGCTATCTATGAAATGGAAAAGTTATTAACAATATGGATGGACGATCAGATTCAAAAACGTATGCCGCTTAGCCTCATGATTATTCAAGCAAAGGCTAAAAGTATTTTCGAAGACGTAAAGGGAAAATACAGTGATCCTAACGCAAAGTTTGCGGCTAGTCATGGGTGGTTTAATAGATTTAAACAACGTGCAAATTTTCACAATGTAAAAGTGAGTGGCGAGGCTGCTAATGCTGATACAAAAGCAGCTGAAAAGTATCCCGAAGTGTTACGAAAACTTATAGAAGAATGTGGTTATACAGCACAACAAATCtttaatgtcaatgaaactggattgttttggaaaaaaatgccAGACAGAACATACATTTCAAAAGAGGAAAAGACGACGCCAGGGTTTAAGGCTGCGAAAGATAGGCTAACGCTTTTGCTTGGGGGTAATGCAGCTGGAGATTGCAAATTGAAACCATTGCTTGTTTATCATTCAGAAAATCCCCGTGTGTTTAAAGGCATTAGCGAGGTTAACCTTCCAGTTCATTTCCGTTCAGATCGAAAGGCTTGGATCACAATGGCACTTTTTGAAGACTGGTTTATAAATTTGTTTATCCCCGAAGTGGAAAAATTCTGCAGAGAAAACGACATCCCATTCAAGATTATGCTTATCGTCGATAATGCTCCTGGACATCCTGCACATTTAGATGACTTTCACCCTAATGTAAAAGTCGTGTTTCTGCCTCCTAACAAGACTTCGATCCTACAGCCCATGGCTCAAGGGGTCATTGCTAATTTTAAAGCCTGTTATCTACGAAGAACATTTGCACAGGCAGTCGAagcaacagacagagagactgGGAAGACTTTACGTGATTTTTGGAAATCGTATAACATTTACCAAGCCATCATAAACATTGCTAAGGCCTGGGCAGAGGTTACCCAAGTTTGTTTGAATGCCGTATGGAAGAAAGTGTGCCCACAGTTCGTACACAGCTTTAAAGGTTTCGAAAAAGACAGAACATATGAGGAGGTGGCAGATGAAATTGTGAAGCTTGCCGAGCAGCTTGAGCTGGAGATTGATGTTGGTGATGTGGATGAGTTTATCGAATCCCATGGAGCTGAATTATCAAATGAGGATCTCATGGAATTAGAAGCAGCAAAAGTAAAAGAACAGACTGAAGCTGAGGATGAAGTTGAAGTAGTAGAAGCGCCACGACACTTCAACACCAAGGAGATGGCACTTGCATTTCGTGAGATTGACTCTGCACTGGCACGGTTTGAGAAGATGGACCCCAATTCCTCACGATTCTTGAAAGTGAACAGCGGCATTGACGAAACGCTGGCCTGTTATAGACAGATATATGAAGAGAAGAAAAAGGCCACCATCCGGTCATCTCTCAATACGTTTGTAAGGAAGACTGAAAGGCCTGCAACGTCCACATCTCCACAGCCTTCCACTGCCAAAGCCCCCTCTGACGACCCCAATGATGTAATGCctgtctcctcctctccttcctcatctACAAATTAA